GCGGGTACGCCCGTGGATAGTAATCGCCCGGATACCGACATCCTGCAAGCGTTCGGCGATATCTACAATCTCTTTGTGCTCTTCGTCATAACCCAGGCGGGTTTTTACCGTCACCGGAAGTTTCACTGCTTTTACAATAGCAGCCGTCATTTTTACCATCTTAGGAATATCATTCAAAATACCGGCTCCGGCTCCTTTACGAACCACTTTTTTTACCGAACAACCAAAATTAATATCAATCAGGTCGGGATGAGCACTTTCAGCATAACGGGCCGCCTCAACCATAGAATCAATATCATGACCAAAAATCTGGATTCCTACCGGCCGCTCCGACTCATCAAAATCCAGCTTCTTCACACTCTTGGCTGCTTCACGAATCAACCCTTCGGAAGAGATAAACTCGGTGTACATCATATCTGCACCAAAAAGTTTACAAACATGACGAAAAGGAGGATCGGTTACATCCTCCATCGGAGCAAGAAACAGCGGCATCTCACC
The sequence above is drawn from the Candidatus Sulfidibacterium hydrothermale genome and encodes:
- the dusB gene encoding tRNA dihydrouridine synthase DusB, with amino-acid sequence MSKVKIGNIDLGEMPLFLAPMEDVTDPPFRHVCKLFGADMMYTEFISSEGLIREAAKSVKKLDFDESERPVGIQIFGHDIDSMVEAARYAESAHPDLIDINFGCSVKKVVRKGAGAGILNDIPKMVKMTAAIVKAVKLPVTVKTRLGYDEEHKEIVDIAERLQDVGIRAITIHGRTRTTRYSTPADWTLIGEVKNNPRMHIPVIGNGDIVDPLSAKHFKDTYGVDGLMIGRAVYGNPWIFRDIKHYFATGELLPPVSIDERVRISLLHLQRSVAWKGERTGIMEIRKHWGSYFKGFPGFKPFRIRLMQASSAEEVEQILRDVRQFYGK